The DNA sequence CACCCGCCGCACCGTGCGGATGGTGTCGCGGTGCTCGGCGCCCAGCTTGCGGCGCAGCCGGGCGATGTGGACGTCGACGGTACGGCCGTCGCCCACGTGCCCGTATCCCCACACCGTGGTGACCAGTTGGTCGCGGGTGTGCACGCGGTGGGGGTTGGCCACCAGATGGGCGAGCAGCTCGAACTCCAGGTAGGTGAGGTCGAGTTCACGCCCGTCGACCGCGGCGGTACGCCGTACGGCGTCGACGCTGACGAGCGGGTCCCCGCCGGTGTCGGGGACCGGCGCGACCGGCGGCTGCTGGTCGGCCGGGACGAGCACCAGGTAGCCGATCATCGGCGGCTGCCCCGGAAGCGTGGGCAGGGAGTGCGGGGGAGCGGGCAGCCAGGTGGCGCCCGGCGGCAGCAGGTCCGCGACGTCGATCACCTCGTCCCGGTCCACGGCACGCAGATGATGCCGGGAACCGTTCGGGGAGGTGAGCGTGGCGGCGGTGGAGAGAGAACGAGTGGTCGCCATGAGAGGTCAGCTCTTTCGCGCGAGAGGTCCGTTGGGAAGACGTACGTCGTTTCGCGCTGGCCGAAGGCCGGAAGGTTACGGCTTTACAGGGCCCGCGCGTTCACCGCGCGGCAACACACCCGGTCGAAGTCGTGGTGCTGACGGGAAGGCCAGAAGGGCTCGAGGTCATGGCGACCTGTCGCGGAGTACTTCTGGAAGCTGGCCATGGCCCCATTGAAGCAGACACTTGCCCCCGGCGGGACCCTCGTCTCATCAGACGCGAAGGGGCGCCCACCGTCCCGGTGGGCGCCCCTTCGGGAACTGCTGGGCACGATCAGACCTGGCCGGCCTTCTCCAGCGCGGAGCAGCAGGTGTCGACGAGCAGACGGGTCACGACGTACGGGTCGACGTTGGCGTTGGGACGCCGGTCCTCGATGTACCCCTTGCCGTCCTTCTCGACCTGCCACGGGATACGGACCGAGGCGCCACGGTTGGAGACACCGTAGGAGTACTCGTTCCACGGGGCGGTCTCGTGCAGACCGGTCAGGCGGTCGTCGATGCCGGCGCCGTAGTTCTTGACGTGGTCGAGGGGCTTGGAGCCCTCACCGAGCGACTCGCACGCGGTGATGATCGCGTCGTAGCCCTCGCGCATCGCCTTGGTGGAGAAGTTGGTGTGCGCACCGGCACCGTTCCAGTCGCCCTTCACCGGCTTCGGGTCCAGCGTCGCGGCGACACCGAAGTCCTCGGCGGTGCGGTAGAGCAGCCAGCGGGCCACCCACAGCTGGTCCGACACGACGAGCGGGGCCAGCGGGCCGACCTGGAACTCCCACTGGCCGGGCATGACCTCGGCGTTGATGCCGGAGATGCCCAGGCCCGCGGCGAGGCAGTTCTCCAGGTGTGCCTCGACGACGTCACGGCCGAAGATCTCGTCGGCGCCGACACCGCAGTAGTAGCCGCCCTGCGGCGCCGGGAAGCCA is a window from the Streptomyces sp. NBC_00299 genome containing:
- the glnII gene encoding glutamine synthetase, translating into MTFKAEYIWIDGTEPTAKLRSKTKILADDAKGAELPIWGFDGSSTNQAEGHASDCVLKPVFSCPDPIRGGDDILVLCEVLNIDMTPHASNTRAALVEVAEKFAAQEPIFGIEQEYTFFQDGYPLGFPKGGFPAPQGGYYCGVGADEIFGRDVVEAHLENCLAAGLGISGINAEVMPGQWEFQVGPLAPLVVSDQLWVARWLLYRTAEDFGVAATLDPKPVKGDWNGAGAHTNFSTKAMREGYDAIITACESLGEGSKPLDHVKNYGAGIDDRLTGLHETAPWNEYSYGVSNRGASVRIPWQVEKDGKGYIEDRRPNANVDPYVVTRLLVDTCCSALEKAGQV
- a CDS encoding winged helix-turn-helix domain-containing protein, with translation MATTRSLSTAATLTSPNGSRHHLRAVDRDEVIDVADLLPPGATWLPAPPHSLPTLPGQPPMIGYLVLVPADQQPPVAPVPDTGGDPLVSVDAVRRTAAVDGRELDLTYLEFELLAHLVANPHRVHTRDQLVTTVWGYGHVGDGRTVDVHIARLRRKLGAEHRDTIRTVRRVGYKYTPPVGR